The sequence CAATTAGAAGAAATTAATGACCAAGAAGCTTTTAACCACCCAAATTGAAATATGGGGGCTAAAATTACGATTGATTCATCAACAATGATGAATAAAGCTTTTGAAGTAGTAGAAGCTTATCATTTATTTAAAACTGATCAAATTTTAACGGTCATTCATCCCGAATCAATCTTACATTCCGCTATTCAGTATCATGATAATACAATTATTGGCCAGATGTCTGTTCCCTCAATGCTGCAAGTACTGAGTTATTTTCTGTTTTATCCGGTGCGTCAAAATAGTCGACTATTTGAACCACTTAATTTTGACAATTTACTAACTCTGTCGTTCCAAAAAGCTGATTACCAGCGATGAAAAGCGTTACAATTAGCGCAAGAATGTTTAACTGAAAATAATTCAAAAGCGGTAGCTATGGTTAGCGCCAATGAAACGTTGCGAGAATTATTTATTAACAAGCAATTGCGGTTTTATCAAATTGTTAATTATGTTGAGTATTTTATGGCTCAAACGCCAGGCAAAAAACTTACTAATTATAAACAAATTAAAGAATTAAATGATAAGATTAGAATAATGATAGAAGCCTATTTTAAAAATAGGGTCCCGGGAAGTAATTAGCAAAGGAGTTAAAAAATGTCAGTTGGAATGATAATTTTAGGATTTGTAATTGGAATAATTATTTTATTAATTTTAGTTACAATTCACGAATTTGCCCATTTTATTATTGCTAAATTAGCGGGGGCTTATGTTTATGAATTTGCGATTGGTTTTGGACCAAAATTATTTAGCTGAGGAAAAAAGGAAACAAAGTACTCTTTACGGTTAATTCCTTTTGGAGGATATGTATATATCGCAAGTGAATTAGCCGATCCACCAAAGGGGCGCGAAGATGAAGTTGTCCCTGAGCAGCGAAAAATGGAAAATATTAAGCGCTGAAAAAAATTGTTGTTTATTGTTGCCGGAGCAATAATGAATTTTTTTATTGCTGTTTTTATTTTTACAATTTTATTTGCTTCGCTAGGTTATAAATCAAATGATATGACATATTGAGGAGCAACATATTCCCCACAAGGGGTAGCTTATCAAGCTTTCCAAGGAACACCGAACATAACAGAGGTTAATCAGGAAATTGTTATTTTGGATTATTGATTAGGAACTGATAAAGCTCAAATTGAACAAGCAGCAACTGACTATAATAATTGTCTTGCCGAAGGGAAAGAAAAATGTGATGATCCGGCAGGATTAACTGTTAGTCATTTGAGTAAAAATAATCAAATCCCGGATTATACAACTACAGTCTATAATTTTATTGATGTTTTAAAAAAACAATATGATAAAAATCCAGCACATAATGATGCGATTGTTTTTCGGATTCGAACAGTTAATGCTCATCACCAATTTAGTGGCCCATTATTGGAACCAACAGTTACTAGCGCTATTGGGTTTGATGCAAGTAAAGGACCTTATACTGTTGGGATTGCGGCCCCAAACCGAATTTTCACCTCAACATGACAAGGATACAGTTACGGTTGAAAAGAAACTTTTACCCAGTCTGTTTCAATCTTAAAATCATTTGGCTTATTATTTACTGGTCAATGAGGGCAATTATCTGGTCCAGTTGGGATTGCTAAAACAATGTCATCAATCTTAGATAATGGCGCGGTCCCATTTTTCCTATATGTCGCAATGTTATCAGCTAATTTATTTGTTTTAAACTTAATTCCAATTCCACCATTAGATGGTTATAAATTTTTGGAAACAGCAGTTGAAGGAATAATTATTAGTGGTAAAAAAGTTAATGGTCGCTATAAAATGTGATATTATCGTAAAGATGAAATAAAATTAGCGCAAGCAAAAACAAAATATCAGGACATTAATCCCAATTGACATTTACCAAATAAGGCGAAACTAATTATTAATATTACGGGCGCTGTTTTATTTATTTTATTATTTATAGGAATTACGATTAAAGATATCTTTTTCTAAAATACCAGGAGGACTAGCAAGATGGATCAACAATTAGAACGATTATTTTTAGCCAATAATTTAAAGTTTGATGACCAATATTTTATGGGGGCTAAAATTATTAAAAGTGAATATAGTACGACCGATAAAGTCTTTAAAGTAATCATTGCTGTCAATGATTTTTTGCCTGTTGATTTACTGCTAACTTTGGAAACAACATTGCTTAATAATTCGCAAATGCCAACCAAAGTAGGTTTTGAAGTTCTTAACAGAAGTTATCAATTAACCGACATTTTTAGCTATCTTGAATATATTCGCGTTAATAAATCAGAAGTTAAGCAAAGTTTTTTTGGAAAATTATCAAATGATCGGTTTACTTTAGTGGGGGAAGAATTATTAATTGCGGTTTACTCAGATAGTGAAAAAAAATTAGTAACAGAACATAGTATTTATTATCAAAAACAACTTCGTCGTTATGGTTTTGCCAATTTAACTTTAACTGTTAATCAAATTGAAACAGTTAATAATATTTTAGAACTTAATGAACAGGAATTACGCAAATATCAATCTTCCGCTTTAGCGTATGATGAAAAACAGCAAGATAATAAACCCTTAGTAACAGTTAAACCAAAGGTGGGAGGCTATACAAAAGCTAATCCACTTTCACCAACATATAAAAAGATTGTTGAAATTGATCAAGATACTCCTAATATTACGATTCATGGAGAAGTTTTTAATAAAGCACGAGTACAAACTGCTGCTAAAAAATATATTTATACAATTCAAATTACCGATAAAACTGATTCAATTGGGGTCAAATTTTTTTCGCGTGATGAACAACCAGATACAGCGATTGAAGAGTTAAAAAATGGTGATTGAATTAGTGTTTTTGGGGATATTCGTTATGATACTTATGCTAATGAACAAATGCTGTTTGCCAAAAAAATCACTAAATTAGAGGAAAAAAATGCCGAACGCCAAGATACAACTCCGGAAAAAAGAGTGGAATTACATTTACATACCAAAATGAGTACAATGGATGGTTTAATTGAAATTCCTAGTTTATTTAAAACCTTAAACAAATGAGAACATCAAGCAGTTGCTATTACAGATCATATTAATGTTCAAGCCTTCCCTGAAGTTTATAATACAAGTTTAAAATATCCCAATCTAAAGGTAATTTATGGGGTTGAAGCTGATGTTTTAGATAATAAAGTTTGATATGTTAAAAATCCTCACCATCATAATTTGAAAACAGCAAAATATGTTATTTTTGACTTGGAAACAACTGGTTTAAGTAGTGAGTATGATGAAATTATTGAATTTGGGGCAGTTGTTTATGATAGTAATACCGGTGAAAAAAAGGTTGTTAATCATTTATTTAAACCCTCAAAACCAATTTCACCTTTTACAACAGAATTAACGGGAATTACAAATGATCTTTTAGTTGATAAACCTAGTTTTATTGATAGCATTGATGATATTCTAGCTTATTTTCAAGATGCAATTTTAATTGCCCATAATGCCGAATTTGATATGGGATTTATTCAGTCATGGTTGCAAAAAGCGAACCGTCCAACAATTGATAATACGGTAATTGATACTTTACAATTAGCACGAATCTTAGAACCAAATCTAAAAAATTATCGCTTGGGAACAATTGCTCGTTGTTATAATGTTATTTATAATGAAGAAATTGCTCACCGTGGGGATTATGATGCTAATGTTTTATCAGAAATTTATGAATATCAATTACGAAAATTAACATCAGACTATAATATTACCTTTGATGATGAAATTGATCAAATTCATCAACCTTTAATTTATAATAAATTACGACCAAAACATGTTACGATTTTAGCAAAAAACCAACAAGGGTTAAAAGATTTATTTACGCTCGTTACTGAGGCTCATACAAAATATTTTTATGGTTCGCCAAAATTATTAAAAGATTGTCTTGCTCCTGTCCGAGCTAATTTATTAATTGGTTCAGGATGTGTTAATGGGGAAATTTTTGAGTTAGCCCGTAACAAATCAAAAGAAGAATTGCGATTAGCAATAGGTTTTTATGACTATATTGAAGTTCAACCGTTAAGTGTGTATAAACATTTAATTCAAATGGGGGATTTAACCCAAGAACGTTTAGAAATAATTGTTAAAGATATTATTACCATTGCAAAAGAAATGAATAAAATTGTTGTAGCAACGGGTGATGCCCACTATTTAAATCCTGAAGATAAAATTTTCCGGGAAGTATATATTCATGCAAAAGGAATTGGGGGCAAAGCCCATCCATTATATGACTATAAGCAACGGGTAAAAGATTATCCAGAACAATTTTTACGTACAACAGATGAAATGTTAAATGAATTTCAATTTTTACAAGACGAAAAGTTAGCCTATGAATTAGTTGTTACTAATTCAAAGCTAATTGCCCAACAAGTTGAAAAAGTGCAAGTCATTAAAGATAAACTATATACTCCTAAAATTGAAGGTAGTGATGAGTTATTACGAGCACTATGTTATAAAAATGCTCATCAAATTTATGGCGAACAATTGCCAGCAATTGTTGCTGAACGGTTAGAGCGAGAATTAACAGCAATTATTAAACATGGTTTTGCTGTTATTTATTGAATTGCTCATAAATTAGTTGATAAATCGCTCCAAGATGGTTACTTAGTTGGATCACGGGGAAGTGTTGGAAGTAGTTTCGTTGCAACAATGAGTAATATTACTGAAGTTAATCCGCTTCAACCCCATTACTTATGTAAAGAATGTTGCTATAGCGAATTTATTACTGATGGTAGTGTTCGCTGTGGTTATGATTTACCAAATAAAGTTTGTCCAAACTGTCAGCATCAATTATTTGGGGAAGGACATGATATTCCGTTTGAAACTTTCCTAGGGTTTGAAGCTGATAAAGTTCCCGATATTGATTTAAATTTTTCGGGGGAATACCAACCAATTGCCCATGATTTTACAAAAGAAATGTTTGGCGAAAAAAGCGTTTATCGTGCCGGAACAATTTCAACAGTTGCTGAAAAATCAGCTTATGGATATGTTAAAAGTTATTTTGAATTAAAAAATGCTTTACATTTAAAACGCAAAGCGGAAATTGAACGAATTGCGAAAGGATGTGAAGGGGTTAAACGAACAACTGGCCAACACCCCGGAGGAATTGTTGTTATTCCAAATGATTTTATTGTTGAAGAATTTACCCCAGTTAATTTTCCTGCCGATGATGTTAACTCAACGTGATTAACAACTCACTTTGATTTCCATGCTATTCATGATAATGTTTTAAAATTAGATATTTTAGGCCATGTTGATCCCACCGCATTACGAATGCTCCAAGATTTAACTGGGGTTGATCCAAAAACAATTCCAACAAATGACCCAAATGTTTTGAGTTTGTTTTGCAATTTAGATAGTTTAGCAATTACCCCTGATGATTTAAATGGCGAAAAAACCGGGGCAATTGGAATTCCTGAATTTGGGACAACTTTTGTCCGTAAAATGTTATTAGATACAAAACCACAATCATTTGCTGACTTAGTTCAAATTTCAGGGTTGTCACATGGAACCGATGTTTGATTAGGGAATGCCCAAGAGTTAATTCGGAACCAAGGTGTTAAAATTTCTGAGGTAATTGGTTGTCGTGATGACATTATGGTTAATTTAATTTATAAAGGACTACCAGCAAAAACAGCTTTTAAAATTATGGAAGATGTCCGAAAAGGAAAAGGCTTGCTACCAGAATATCAAGCCTTAATGTTAGAACACAATGTTGAACAATGATATATTGATTCATGTAATAAAATTAAATACATGTTTCCTAAGGCCCATGCAACAGCTTATGTTTTAATGGCTTGACGGGTAGCATGATTTAAAATCAATTATCCAGCGGAATATTATGCAACATATTTTTCAACGCGAACAGATGTTTTTGATATTAAAACAATCTTAAAAGGCCCTGAAACAATTAAACAAGTTGTTCAGGATATCCAACAACGGATGGATGTTAAAGATTTTAATTTTCAAAATAAACCATCGCAAAAAGAAAAAGATTTAATTCCAGTTTATGAAGTGGCCTTGGAAATGTATGGGCGGGGAATTAAAATGTTAAATATTAGTTTAGAAGATAGTGATAATAAAAATTTTAAAGTTGTAAAAGATGAAAATAATAATAAAATGATTTTACCACCATTTTCAGCGATTGATGGTTTAGGAGAAGCTGTTGGGGAAAGTATTATCCGCGCGCGATTAGAAAAACCTTTTATCTCAATTGCTGATTTACAAAAACGAACTAATATTACCAAAGCACATATGCAATCTTTTGAAGATTTAGGAACTTTAAATCATTTATCATTAGATGATCAAATTTCATTTAATTTTTAAGGAACGAACTATTCTTTCGGACTTTGTTTTATAATTAAAATAGTAGTAATACTCAGAAAAGGAGACATAATTATGGAAACTAAATCAGGATTTGTGGCAATTGTTGGGCGACCAAATGTTGGAAAATCAACGTTATTAAATAGTCTATTAGCCCAAAAGGTGGCAATTGTTTCGCCAAAAGCGCAAACAACTCGTAATCGGATTCAAGGAATTTATAATGATGATGAAGCGCAAATTGTTTTTATGGATACCCCTGGAATTCATAGTGCTCATCATGCAATGGGGAAATTTATGAACAAAGTGGCATTATCGTCAACAAAAGCCGCGGAGGTAATTTTGTTTTTAGTCCCAGCGAATGAATATATTGGTCAAAATGATCATTTTATTTTAAAGGCCTTAAAAGAGCGTAATGTTCCGGTAATTTTGGTAATTACTAAAATTGACTTGGTAACTAATGACCAGTTACTAGAAAAAATTGCTGCTTGAAAAGAACTTTATCAGTTTACTGAAATTATTCCAATTTCAGCTTTAAAAAATAATAATACTGACCGCTTATTAACGATTTTAAAAAGTCATTTAGAAGTTGGGCCAAAATATTATCCTGATGAAATGATTAGTGATCAACCAGAATTATTTTTAATTCGCGAAATTATTCGTGAGAAAATTCTTTTTTTAACGGAAGAAGAAGTCCCTCATAGTGTCGCAATTTTAATTGATAAATTAGAAGAAAAACCAACCCTATTAAAAATTATTGCCTCAATTTGTGTTGAACGTGATTCCCAAAAAAAAATTATTATTGGTAAAGGGGGGCAATTAATTAAAAAGATTGGAACGCAAGCTCGCGAAGAGCTAGAACAAATTTTAAATACAAAAATATATTTAGAATTATTTGTTAAAGTAGTTGATAAATGACGTGATAAACCATCAATGATTGCTCGCTTAGGATATAACAAAGAGAGTTACTAAGAATGGCTAATACTTTACAGGGACTTGTGATTAGTAAAATTAATTATAATGATTATGACCAAATTATCACAATTTTTTCGCGTGAAGAAGGGAAACTAAGTTTTTATGCCCCTGGGGTTCGAAAGGCAATTTCAAAAAACCAGTTTTCATTACAGTTATTTGCCACGAGTGAGTTTGAACTCTTTTTGTCCTACCATAAGAATAAAGTTAGTAAATTAAAAACTGGTGTTTTAATTAAAGATCGTAATTTATTAGCAAAAGATTATGATGATTATTTAGTTGCAACCTTAATGGTGGAAGTGCTTGACCAGGTAATTGAAGAGCGAACTGGTGATGATGAACTATATAATTTAATTACCAATAGTTTAGACCGGTTATTAAATAACAGTGATAATTTAATTATTGTAATTTTCTACTTATTTAAAATGCTGAAATGATATGGTTTACGTTGAGATTTTAGTAAATGTCAACGTTGTCACAAAAAAGAGGGAATTAAGACAATTTCTTTTATTGATCAAGGCTTGCTTTGTAGGGGTTGCATTACTGAAAAAGATTATCTTTTTTCAATTGGATTAATAAAAGAAATTATTTTATGACAAGACCACCAATTTACCGTCACAGCTTTTGATAATAAAACATTTGTGACAAATCAGGAATTAATGCTTTTATTTAAAATGCTATGTGAGTATTATTTAAATGTTGTTGGTATTTTTTCATATAGTATTAAAGAAATGGCTGACAAATCAATTTATTTTAAATAACAGCGCATAACATAGTATAATAAATCAGAAGGAATAGAATGGAGTTATTTTTAAATGAAATATTCGTTAGAAGAAGTTGTTAATCATCTTAAGACCCAAGGGTTTGTTTTTCCAGGAAGTGAGATTTATGGTGGTTTAGCTAATGCCTGGGATTTTGGTCCGTTAGGAATTGAAATTATTCGTAAATTGAAAAATTTATGATGAAAGTTTTTTGTCACAAAATCAAAATATAATGTTGGTTTAGATAGTGCAATTTTAATGAACAATAATGTTTGAAAAGCATCAGGGCATCTTGGCAATTTTTCTGACCCATTGTTAGATTGTAAAAAATGTCAAACAAGAATGCGCGCTGATAAGTTAATTGAAGAAAAATATCCTAACATTAATTGTGGGGGTTGAGATAATAAACAATTAACTGATTTTATTAACAACGAACAAATTGCTTGCCCACACTGTGGCGCGCATGATTTTACTGATATTCGTCAATTTCAATTAATGTTTCAAACAAACCAAGGGGTTTTGCAAGATGAAAAATCAATTGTCTATTTAAGACCAGAAACAGCCCAAGGAATTTTTGTTAACTTTAAAAATATTCAACGTTCATTGCGAAAAAAATTGCCATTTGGAGTTGGCCAAATTGGGAAGTCATTTCGAAATGAAATTACCCCTGGAAACTTCATTTTTCGTACGCGTGAATTTGAACAAATGGAATTAGAATTTTTCTATGATCCCGCTGATCAAACTGACTGATTTAGTTACTGAGTTCAACAAGTTAAAATTTTTTTAACAACAATCGGTTTAAAATCAGAGAATTATGTATTACGTGAGCATGACCCGAAAGAATTAGCCCATTATGCGAAAAGAACAATTGACATTGAATATAAATTTTCGTTTGGACAAGGGGAGTTATGAGGAATTGCTGACCGTGGCGATTTTGATTTAAAAAGTCATAGTGATTATAGTCATCAAAATTTAAGTTATCTAAATCCAGAAACAAACGAAAAAATTATTCCACATGTCATTGAACCTTCAGTGGGGGTTGGTCGTTTATTGTTAGCTTTATTAGCTGATAGTTATGAAGTTGAAAAAATTGGTGAAAATGATAGTCGGGTAGTTTTAAAATTATCACCATTATTAACACCATATCAAATTGCTGTTATTCCGTTAAGTAAACAATTGAATGAACAAGCATATCAATTGTATGAAACATTATTAAACGATTTTGATTGTACCTATGATGAAACAGGAAACATTGGTAAGCGTTATCGTCGTCAAGATGCAATTGGAACGCCATATTGTATTACCTATGATTTTGATAGTTTAACAGACAACGCAGTTACAATTCGTGATCGTGATACAATGGAACAAATTCGTCTGGCAATTAGCGAATTACCAGCTTATTTAAAAGAACATTTAAAATAACCAAAAAGAGGTGAGAACGTAATGGCCTTAATTAGTAATGAAAAAATTGAATCAATTCGTTCAAAAGTAAGTATTGTTGAAGTTTTATCAGAATATTTACAGTTAGAAAAACGGGGGCGAAATTTTTGGGCAGTTTGTCCATTTCACCAAGATTCCCATCCATCAATGAGTATTTCACCAGAAAAACAAATTTATCGGTGCTTTGCTTGTTCAGCGGGGGGGAATGTTTTTACTTTTCTGCAAGAATATAAAAATATTTCTTTTATTGAAGCTTTGAAAATTGTGGCGGAAAAAGCCAATGTTTCATTAACCGAACTCCAAAATTACCAAGAAGTTTCTCGTTATAGTGAGGAAGATAAAAAGATTTTTGCCATTAATGAATTGGCAAAAACCTTTTTTATGAATAATTTACAAACAAAAAAGGGACTCCTTGCTAAACAATATTTAGAAGAGCGTGATATTACCAATGAGGATATTTTGGCTTTTGACTTAGGTTATGCTGATAGTAACAGTCAAAGTTTATATAATTTTTTACTAAAAAAAGGTTATACAATTAATGAAATTGAACAAGCGGGGTTAGTGAATATTAATGGAAAAGGACAAATCTATGATTATTTTAATGATCGTGTAATGTTTCCAATCCATGATGATGAAAATAATATTATTGGTTTTTCTGGTCGTTTAGTGCAGGAAAAACCTAATTTACCAAAGTATTTAAATACTTTAGAAACAAAAGTCTTTAAAAAAGAACAAGTAATGTATAATTTCTACCGGGCAAAACCATTTATTAAAAAAAGTGGTAATTTGATTTTGCTTGAAGGTTATATGGATATTATTAGTTTAAACCGCATTGGAATTAAAAACACGGTTGCGTTAATGGGGACTAATTTAAGTGATTATCATATTAACGCAATGAAGAAAGTAACGCCAGAGTGTATTATTTTCTTAGATGGAGATTTACCAGGGGTTAAAGCAAGCTTAAAAGCAGCTGGGAAATTACTGGTCAATAATTTTAAAGTAAAAGTTGTTTATAATGAAACTGGTAAAGACCCTGATGAATTAGTTAAAGCCGGGGAAGAAGAATTTATTACTAAGATTATTACTGGCGCTAATTATCCAGTTAATTTTGCTATTAATTATTTTAGGGACAAATATAATTTGGAAGATGCCAACGAACTTGCTGAGTTTTTAACAATAGTTGGGAACTTAGTTAAAGTAATCCCTGATCCAATTGAAAAGGAACTCTCAATTAATAATTTAGCAAAAGTAACAAAATTATCGCCAACAGCAATTGCGGCAAAAATTGACAATTTAAAGAGTAATTTAAAACCAGTTAGTACAAAAGGGTCAAGCAAACCACCTGTGGTGGGGACAAAAACCTCTGCGCCAAGGGAGAAGGCAAATTATTTTATTCCCGATGAGCCTTCATCTGTGGAACCAATTAACCCACCAACTTCAAATGAAATTATCTTGTCTTGAAAGCCTTATCGGATTAAAAACTTAAAACGTTACACCTTAGCGGAAGAGAAAATGATTCTTCAACTATTATTTTCCCGGCAAGCAATGAATTTTTATCAGCTGAAAATTGGGGCATTAAATAATAATAATTATCGTTTAATTGCAAATGATATAATTGATTATTATAATAGACATTTAGCCGAAGAAAGTGTTAATATTAATATGTTGTGTGATGAGATTAATGACGGGCAGCTGAATGCAATTTTAATGACAATTCTTAATAAATCAACACTGAAAACTAAATATAATAAAAAAGCATTAGAGGATTATGCAATTCTAATTAATGATTATGCAAATGAAAAAGAAATTGAAATATTGCGGAAAAAAATGACTGAAGCAAGTACACTTGAGGAAAAACAAGTGATTTCCAATGAAGTTGATAATTTGAATCAACGATTAAAATTTAAGAAGGGGTAGATAAAATGGAATTAACAAAAAAAGAAGTTAAGGATATGCAAACATTTGAGGAATTCAAAGAATATGTTAGCAAATATCTGGAAGAAAATAATAATGAAATTGAACAAGAAAAATTATTAAGTTTAATTAATGATCATTTTGAAATTGATGATAACGATGTTGACGAATATTTTGAGGAATTACTAAGCAACGGAGTTGATTTTAGCGATGTGACAGGAATCGAAGAAGTTGAAGAACAACCAGAAAAACCAGTAAAAAAAGCGGCAGAGGAAAAAATTAAATATAAAGTTGGGGGAATATCAAACGAAACTAAAATTCAAGATATTATTAAAGCTTATTTTAATGTCCTAGGAACAAGTAAGATTTTAACGCGTGAAGAAGAGATTAAATATGCTAAAATGCTTGAATCAAAAGATGATGAAGAACGCAAATATGGTCGTGACAAATTAATTACTTCAAACTTAAAATTAGTTGTTTCGGTGGCCAGAAAACATTTAAACCGGGGATTAGATTTTTCGGATTTAATTGAAGAAGGTAATATTGGTTTAATGAAAGCCGTTGATAAATTTGACTATAAACGTGGGTTTAAGTTTTCAACTTATGCAACATGATGGATTCGTCAGGCAATTACCCGCGCAATTGCTGACCAAGCCCGAACAATTAGAATTCCTGTTCATATGGTCGAAACAATTAATAAATTAACAAGAATTGAGCGTCAGTTAACCCAAGAGTTAGGTCGTGAACCAAGTTTTGATGAAATTGCTGAAAGAATGGGGCAAGGAATGACTGGGGAAAAGGTTCGGGAAATTAAAAGATTATCAATTGAACCAGTATCATTAGAAAAACCAATTGGCGATGAAGATGATACCCATTTTGGTGATTTTGTTGATGACAAAGATATTTTTACCCCTGATGAATATGCGGAAAAAGAATCATTACGGGAAGTAATTGACGAAGTTTTTCATGAAATTTTATCAGCACGAGAAGAAAAAGTTATTCGTATGCGTTTTGGGATTTTACCAACAAAATTACGAACAGTGTTACGCCTAGCAAAAGAATGTGAAGATGAAACCTTCCCAGAGTTAGTTCAAACAATTAAAACGCTTGATATTCACTATGATACTCCAATTGAAAAAGTTCAGAGTCGTAAAAACAAATTAATTGATAAACATTTATCAAAATATGATTCACCAAAAACTTTAGAAGAAGTAGGGCGGGAATTTAAAGTTACAAGAGAACGAATTCGTCAAATTGAAGCTAAAACAATTCGCAAATTTAAACCAAATCAAGCAACATCAAAAGCAAAAGTATTAAAAGATTTCTTTAAAGGATAAGGTGGGGAACACTATGACTAAATTATCAGAGCGTTTATTGTTAATCGCCAAGCAAGTTAATAATAAAGATATTATTTGTGATATTGGGACAGACCATGGTTTAGTACCAATTTATTTAGCGAAAGGTAATTTAATCACAAAAGCATATGCTTGCGATATCGCACCAAAGCCGCTTCAACAAGCAATTGACAATATTAAAAAATATGACGTTGAAGAAGTTATCACTCCAATTTTAGCTGATGGCTTAAATGGGGTTAAAGGGATAAAAATTGATTCATGTATTATTGCCGGGATGGGAAGTAGTACTATTTTTGATATTCTTCAAGAAGATCAAACAACAATTGGTCGTTATATTTTTTGTCCAAATGATGATCCTTATTTATTACGTCAATGGGTTAAAGACCAAAAATATTTTATTGAAAAAGAACTATTAATTAAAGAAAATAATTATATTTACGAAATTATTGTTGTTAATAAAGTGGCCGGTCACAAAGTCAAATCACAAAAAGATATTGCCTTTGGTGTTTTATTACACAAAGAGCAAAGCGCTTTATTTAATGAAAAGTGATTATTAAAAAGTGATTATTATCAAACCTTATTGGGGCAATTACCAGAAAAAAGTCAGCGTTATAAAGAATTAAAAAAGAAATTAAAATTAATTAATAAGATGATTTAACATGCAAGCGAAAGAAATTTTTAAAATAATTGAAGCTGACTTCCCCTTGCGATGAGCAGAAAAATGAGATCATTGTGGGCATCAATATGGTAAGCAAACAATTGCTGTTAATAAAATCATGGTGGCCCTTGATTTGACAACAGCAGTTATTAACGAGGCAATTAAAACAAAGGCTAATTTAATAATTACGCATCATCCTTTTGTTTTTGAAAAATTAAAAAAAGAACAAAAGGTACCCTATAAAAATAAAATTTTTAAGTTATTAGATGAAAATAATATTATCGTCTATGCAACGCATACTAATTTTGACGGTAAAATGAATGAAGCGATTTTAGCAACCCTAGCGGGAGAAGAGATTCATAGCTTTACAAAAAATGATCATATCTTAAAAGTGGCGACAATTAACACAACCGCTAACCTAATTAGTGATAATTTAAAAA is a genomic window of Spiroplasma syrphidicola EA-1 containing:
- a CDS encoding glycine--tRNA ligase, which translates into the protein MKYSLEEVVNHLKTQGFVFPGSEIYGGLANAWDFGPLGIEIIRKLKNLWWKFFVTKSKYNVGLDSAILMNNNVWKASGHLGNFSDPLLDCKKCQTRMRADKLIEEKYPNINCGGWDNKQLTDFINNEQIACPHCGAHDFTDIRQFQLMFQTNQGVLQDEKSIVYLRPETAQGIFVNFKNIQRSLRKKLPFGVGQIGKSFRNEITPGNFIFRTREFEQMELEFFYDPADQTDWFSYWVQQVKIFLTTIGLKSENYVLREHDPKELAHYAKRTIDIEYKFSFGQGELWGIADRGDFDLKSHSDYSHQNLSYLNPETNEKIIPHVIEPSVGVGRLLLALLADSYEVEKIGENDSRVVLKLSPLLTPYQIAVIPLSKQLNEQAYQLYETLLNDFDCTYDETGNIGKRYRRQDAIGTPYCITYDFDSLTDNAVTIRDRDTMEQIRLAISELPAYLKEHLK
- the dnaG gene encoding DNA primase, giving the protein MALISNEKIESIRSKVSIVEVLSEYLQLEKRGRNFWAVCPFHQDSHPSMSISPEKQIYRCFACSAGGNVFTFLQEYKNISFIEALKIVAEKANVSLTELQNYQEVSRYSEEDKKIFAINELAKTFFMNNLQTKKGLLAKQYLEERDITNEDILAFDLGYADSNSQSLYNFLLKKGYTINEIEQAGLVNINGKGQIYDYFNDRVMFPIHDDENNIIGFSGRLVQEKPNLPKYLNTLETKVFKKEQVMYNFYRAKPFIKKSGNLILLEGYMDIISLNRIGIKNTVALMGTNLSDYHINAMKKVTPECIIFLDGDLPGVKASLKAAGKLLVNNFKVKVVYNETGKDPDELVKAGEEEFITKIITGANYPVNFAINYFRDKYNLEDANELAEFLTIVGNLVKVIPDPIEKELSINNLAKVTKLSPTAIAAKIDNLKSNLKPVSTKGSSKPPVVGTKTSAPREKANYFIPDEPSSVEPINPPTSNEIILSWKPYRIKNLKRYTLAEEKMILQLLFSRQAMNFYQLKIGALNNNNYRLIANDIIDYYNRHLAEESVNINMLCDEINDGQLNAILMTILNKSTLKTKYNKKALEDYAILINDYANEKEIEILRKKMTEASTLEEKQVISNEVDNLNQRLKFKKG
- a CDS encoding sigma-70 family RNA polymerase sigma factor, whose translation is MELTKKEVKDMQTFEEFKEYVSKYLEENNNEIEQEKLLSLINDHFEIDDNDVDEYFEELLSNGVDFSDVTGIEEVEEQPEKPVKKAAEEKIKYKVGGISNETKIQDIIKAYFNVLGTSKILTREEEIKYAKMLESKDDEERKYGRDKLITSNLKLVVSVARKHLNRGLDFSDLIEEGNIGLMKAVDKFDYKRGFKFSTYATWWIRQAITRAIADQARTIRIPVHMVETINKLTRIERQLTQELGREPSFDEIAERMGQGMTGEKVREIKRLSIEPVSLEKPIGDEDDTHFGDFVDDKDIFTPDEYAEKESLREVIDEVFHEILSAREEKVIRMRFGILPTKLRTVLRLAKECEDETFPELVQTIKTLDIHYDTPIEKVQSRKNKLIDKHLSKYDSPKTLEEVGREFKVTRERIRQIEAKTIRKFKPNQATSKAKVLKDFFKG
- a CDS encoding tRNA (adenine(22)-N(1))-methyltransferase — its product is MTKLSERLLLIAKQVNNKDIICDIGTDHGLVPIYLAKGNLITKAYACDIAPKPLQQAIDNIKKYDVEEVITPILADGLNGVKGIKIDSCIIAGMGSSTIFDILQEDQTTIGRYIFCPNDDPYLLRQWVKDQKYFIEKELLIKENNYIYEIIVVNKVAGHKVKSQKDIAFGVLLHKEQSALFNEKWLLKSDYYQTLLGQLPEKSQRYKELKKKLKLINKMI